In Triticum aestivum cultivar Chinese Spring chromosome 5B, IWGSC CS RefSeq v2.1, whole genome shotgun sequence, the following proteins share a genomic window:
- the LOC123110163 gene encoding receptor-like protein EIX2, which translates to MDLSMNCLLGPTGHIPQFLGSMENLKYINLSGILFTGRVPTLAYFVSIDLSGNSLTGEIPTDITSLAALMNLNLSSNKLSGPIPNMIGAMQSLVSLDFSENKLSGEIPLSLSNLTLLEALNLSCNNLSGRIPSGRQLDTLNSDNPSIMYIGNSGLCGPPLKKNCPGNDSSIIHGDLESSKQQFDPLTFHFGLVLGLMVGLWVVFCALLFKRTWRISFFRFFDEAYDQVYVFVLVKWASFAKNTATE; encoded by the coding sequence ATGGATCTTAGCATGAACTGTTTGCTAGGGCCAACTGGTCATATTCCTCAGTTCTTGGGGTCCATGGAGAATTTGAAATATATTAACCTCTCTGGTATCTTATTTACCGGTAGAGTTCCTACACTTGCATATTTTGTGAGCATTGATTTATCAGGTAACTCTTTGACCGGTGAAATCCCTACAGACATCACTTCCCTTGCTGCACTgatgaacttgaatttatcatcaAACAAATTGAGTGGACCAATTCCAAACATGATTGGGGCCATGCAGTCACTGGTATCTCTCGACTTCTCTGAGAACAAGCTCTCTGGTGAAATCCCGTTGAGCTTGTCAAATCTGACATTGTTGGAGGCCTTGAACTTGTCTTGCAACAATTTATCTGGAAGGATACCCTCTGGCCGCCAACTTGACACCCTCAATTCGGACAACCCGTCAATTATGTACATCGGCAACAGTGGACTCTGTGGGCCTCCTCTCAAAAAGAATTGTCCAGGAAATGATTCTTCCATCATCCATGGCGATCTTGAAAGCAGTAAGCAACAGTTTGATCCACTGACCTTTCATTTTGGTCTCGTGCTGGGACTTATGGTGGGGCTTTGGGTGGTGTTTTGTGCACTGTTGTTCAAGAGGACATGGAGAATTTCTTTCTTCCGGTTCTTTGACGAGGCGTACGATCAAGTCTATGTATTTGTGCTTGTGAAGTGGGCAAGCTTCGCAAAGAACACAGCTACAGAATAA